atattttgtttaaatGGATAGATGAAGATGTTTTCTTTTACAAAGGGAATAATAAAAGTCcaaaatatgataatgatgatataaatgaaaagtCGGATAAACATTATATCTTATATAATCCTAttcaaaatgaaaatatgacaacttataataattcttctatatataataaaaatgattataaagATGATAATAGCCCAATACTATCCTTTATTCATATATCTAAAATAGATTTGGTAAAAGCGTCCtttccttattttttaaaactcTTCTTTCTTGAGGTgttaagaaaaaaaaatgaaaaagcatataatttattcatcttttttatgAACATTAAGGTAATACAGAATGTAGTGATAAATATGTTTgtagataaaaaaaaagataaaacaaatcatataaatgatgaatTGAACTCACATAATTTTAAGAACCACTATTAcagtaaatatatatttaatatatcttttaatatatatataaagaattataaaGTTTTGGATGTCTTATCTCATTTTTTCAATAAATTTGTTTGTTcccataaaaaaaaaaatatgtttcTTATGAATTCTAtgaagaataataaaatatatttatatttaaaaaatgaaaacaaaattattaatcataaaaatcatatatataattatggTATGCAAAACaatttgtattttattcCATATTTCTTAAATAGTTTGTATCAAGAGGAGGACGAAAAAAGTACACACGTGAGTACATcgttattttttaattatacaGTAGAAAACATGATAAATGGTGCTgatatatttcatatagGGATTCatgtaaaaaatgattactttatatataaggGTTATGACAAGGACACGGACATGAATATAAATCTGATGAGAATTAAACTCAGTCGAGAGGAGGTATCTGTcaataataagaataataattatgttgAAAGAgataaaatgtatatgaacaaagcaaaagaaaataaagttccaaatcaaaataacaatttaaataaaaatataaaaagtaatattAGGATAGAAAGAATACACATTAATACGAATAATAAGGATTCATCTTCCTTAAAATGTAAAATGATTATTCTAGATTTATATGGTAATAATGTATTTGTAGATAGAGAgagaaaaacaaataattgTTTACACGttccttttttaaatatagagaattataaagaaaattcTTCTCATTTCATGACAACATATGTAAGGGATATAATATTTAgagataaaaatgaaatgaaCACTACaaaaaagtataataataaaaaaagtatatgTGACAATAAAACGATGTGCGACAATAAAACGATgtgtaataataaaacgATGTGCGACAATAAAATGATGTGCGACCATAAAACGATGTGCGACAATAAAACGATGTGCGACAATAACACGATatgtgataataatattataaaatatcttataaataatgagaagaaccaaaaaaaggaagatattaaaatatacagATATGATTATATCAACCTACATTATAACATATTGTTACAAAGTAGATATGTAATTCCttgtttaaaaaagaaaaaaaaggcTCCTAATATGAATGCAGACAAAAAGAATCcttataagaatatatatgataagGATATGCTATGTACAGACTATGATACATACGAATTTTCAGatggaaaaatatatgtaaattgTACTGAAGAAGATgagaaaaatgaaaataaaaaaagtaaaaatggaatgaataaaaatatgtggaataatataaatgataagGATAAAGACgagataaaaatatatgctgataaacaaaatgtatatatacataaaaatcATGAAGATGATATGTTAAGTATACATACATatgatttttatatatatttaagtGAAATATCTTTCCCTTCTTTTTTCGATgaggaaaaaaatgttGATACAGACGATATGTACAATGAaacttttttaaataaacaaGAAAATGATTACAACACTTATTCGTATGATACTATATATGATGTTAAACTTGtgaataattttatttatataccAAACACACGGATGACAGaaggaaataataataataataataatatattcaatatatataatgtttataagaaaaataaaatattacataacGTTATAAAAGTTAATGatatggaaaaaataaattatcctatatattataatttatattatacaaaagATTATTTTATAGATAGGACTTACATATATTCTATACCACGAGGTACGGATAATATAAACTacattatatgtataacTACATGTACtatactttttttaattcttataactttttatatgttctataatttttaaagctgtgaaatattaaataaggtaccaaaaaaaaaaaaaaagaaaaaaaagaaaaaaataaaaaaaaaaaaaaataaaaaaagaaaaaaataaaaaaaaagtaaatgtgtaaatatatgaacatataaaaataaacatatgaATGTTTAagttcttttttattattttattattttattatttaaacgtttaacaaatatatatatttctatatattttatttgttcagTCGAAAAATTCGAAAGGTTTATGagtattatttttaaatgttaAATGTTTGTGTATATAAACATCTAATGTTACAAGAGcacatacatataataattcaaaaaaaaaaaataaaaaaataagcacacagtatatattatatgtaatatgtatatgtaatatatatatatatatatattatatataatataatcattttatACGTATTCATtcttaaaaattatatatttttttttttctttattttttttcgCTTTGACATagtaagaaaaaaaaaaatataagcatatttatatatatatatatatttatttatttatttatacacattgtgtaaaatataaatcacatattattcttatcatGTGACcagaaaaaaagaaaagaatggatgtcaataaaataatcaaGATATTGTTTTTTCCCAGGAAAAAATGTTctcattttataaaatgtattaaGAGAAGTTATAAGatattatttgtaaatgattcaagaaataataattttttacatatgATGAAAACATGTAACTCATATAATTGGtcaaagaaaaaaattgttttatttaatatacatgagaataatttacatattagaaaaagaataaataagGTGCTTATAAGTagtattatattatcttctatatctatatgtttaatagagtttaatatattatctaatATTTATGGTTATATAATAGGTTTTGTATTAATAgtatatatgattatgaattatattttttataattctttaatattaaGAGCTGTGTTAGATTATCACAACAAAACCTTACTATTATATCCATTCatgttaataaaaagaaaagatgttttaaaacaaattattatttctcTTCACgacattaaaaaaattaaaaaaatgaataattatataaaaatttatataaaaccaaaaaatatacaagaCAAACATATGAAAAGTTGGTCATTTCTAAACATGTTACCGTATTATTTCCCTAGATATAATTTTTccaaaaataatatattatccaaaaataaagatgaaGATATGTTATATCCTTAtgattttaataattttaacaTAGCAGTGTTTGATAAAAAACTTACCAACTCTTCGAATATCACATCTATGAAGatacaaaaaaatgtacAAGGATTCCCTTTAAACGTTCATGAGGagaataaattattatcactattaaaattataacatCTTTTTTGTGAGTCTTTGCGGGATCAAAATTTTCATGGGCACATGGATGCTACGAAAAAGCATACcaaaatgaaataaataaattaaaaaaaaaaaaaaaaaaaaaaaaaaaaaaaaaaaaaaaaNNNNNNNNNNNNNNNNNNNNNNNNNNNNNNNNNNNNNNNNNNNNNNNNNNNNNNNNNNNNNNNNNNNNNNNNNNNNNNNNNNNNNNNNNNNNNNNNNNNNNNNNNNNNNNNNNNNNNNNNNNNNNNNNNNNNNNNNNNNNNNNNNNNNNNNNNNNNNNNNNNNNNNNNNNNNNNNNNNNNNNNNNNNNNNNNNNNNNNNNNNNNNNNNNNNNNNNNNNNNNNNNNNNNNNNNNNNNNNNNNNNNNNNNNNNNNNNNNNNNNNNNNNNNNNNNNNNNNNNNNNNNNNNNNNNNNNNNNNNNNNNNNNNNNNNNNNNNNNNNNNNNNNNNNNNNNNNNNNNNNNNatttatacatatatatatttatatatatccattttttaatttttattttttttttattttattttttttttattttattttttttttattttattttattttttttttattttttttgatttttattttttttgatttttatttttttcatgtaTTACAAGTGGAGGGTACCATATTTGAGGTGTGATATACGTTTTGATAAGGAGATCACAcatatgcatatatatatatatatatatttatttatttatttatatttatatatccCTTTGGGATGTAATAAACTATATGAACAGATAAAcacattaaaaaaaaaagagagaaaaaaaaaaaaaaaaatttgtgTGTACACATGATACCTTGGATGAGcaataaatttaattaaaattcATGTGTTCATCATGTTAATACGCTTAGATATATTAAGCTTTGTAGGATGTGTTTTTCTATCTGATCCTTTAGATAACCTTACATAATACAAATTAAAATCTAATCTTGATGCTAATAATCTTAGAGAGGATAGTTTATCTCTGTTTGTATTTTTAGAATACATGTATAAGAATTTATTTTCACctaataataaacaaataaatttataaatataatttctataatattttaataacattttaatatcttTAATTGTTGCTTCTCctataattttataattaacataataattaatgtAATCAATATAGTTATCATGATTTTGATAGGAATCATCACTAATATAATGTTGATTGTTTTTTTCATGTGTTTTTTCTTCCATATCTATATCTTTTCTTTCTTGTATGAgttttttaatttcattataatGTTCACATATTAAAGAAACTAATGAAGttgtaatattaataaatcttgttataatatctaatattttatttaaacaCTTATGTGATTCATTTTCTACATTTGGATGtat
Above is a genomic segment from Plasmodium reichenowi strain SY57 chromosome 9, whole genome shotgun sequence containing:
- a CDS encoding hypothetical protein (conserved Plasmodium protein, unknown function); translated protein: MDVNKIIKILFFPRKKCSHFIKCIKRSYKILFVNDSRNNNFLHMMKTCNSYNWSKKKIVLFNIHENNLHIRKRINKVLISSIILSSISICLIEFNILSNIYGYIIGFVLIVYMIMNYIFYNSLILRAVLDYHNKTLLLYPFMLIKRKDVLKQIIISLHDIKKIKKMNNYIKIYIKPKNIQDKHMKSWSFLNMLPYYFPRYNFSKNNILSKNKDEDMLYPYDFNNFNIAVFDKKLTNSSNITSMKIQKNVQGFPLNVHEENKLLSLLKL
- a CDS encoding hypothetical protein (conserved Plasmodium protein, unknown function), which encodes MYHVILFICFYEWLLFIIITNCILLPCAGENLKKVECEGILIYEDVINTSKKNNKEEYFEGKRKEKKRKKSRDIFPIPYFIIYKNKNKNIFSSNEHYNGLSVFIKHKINTKEKIEEEKINILTNFLYKIYNIKIYRKQINAYITHDIQNDINLYVSVLKKNQKALFLKSTYLDRIYKYCTSIHLKNNHYVIHKNCLSHKYILFKWIDEDVFFYKGNNKSPKYDNDDINEKSDKHYILYNPIQNENMTTYNNSSIYNKNDYKDDNSPILSFIHISKIDLVKASFPYFLKLFFLEVLRKKNEKAYNLFIFFMNIKVIQNVVINMFVDKKKDKTNHINDELNSHNFKNHYYSKYIFNISFNIYIKNYKVLDVLSHFFNKFVCSHKKKNMFLMNSMKNNKIYLYLKNENKIINHKNHIYNYGMQNNLYFIPYFLNSLYQEEDEKSTHVSTSLFFNYTVENMINGADIFHIGIHVKNDYFIYKGYDKDTDMNINLMRIKLSREEVSVNNKNNNYVERDKMYMNKAKENKVPNQNNNLNKNIKSNIRIERIHINTNNKDSSSLKCKMIILDLYGNNVFVDRERKTNNCLHVPFLNIENYKENSSHFMTTYVRDIIFRDKNEMNTTKKYNNKKSICDNKTMCDNKTMCNNKTMCDNKMMCDHKTMCDNKTMCDNNTICDNNIIKYLINNEKNQKKEDIKIYRYDYINLHYNILLQSRYVIPCLKKKKKAPNMNADKKNPYKNIYDKDMLCTDYDTYEFSDGKIYVNCTEEDEKNENKKSKNGMNKNMWNNINDKDKDEIKIYADKQNVYIHKNHEDDMLSIHTYDFYIYLSEISFPSFFDEEKNVDTDDMYNETFLNKQENDYNTYSYDTIYDVKLVNNFIYIPNTRMTEGNNNNNNNIFNIYNVYKKNKILHNVIKVNDMEKINYPIYYNLYYTKDYFIDRTYIYSIPRGTDNINYIICITTCTILFLILITFYMFYNF